One region of Danio aesculapii chromosome 7, fDanAes4.1, whole genome shotgun sequence genomic DNA includes:
- the itga11a gene encoding integrin alpha-11a isoform X1, producing the protein MEYNWIHLLWVFWSVMPGLHDCFNIDTRNHRIIKGPRQTQFGYTVQQHIAGGQKWLLVGAPLETNGQHQTGDVYKCPLSRRSGGPSCSKLNLGRISLTNVSERKERMRLGMTLSSNPKDNSFVACGPLWSYECGSSYYSTGICSRVNASFKFSRTIAPAFQRCETYMDIVIVLDGSNSIYPWNEVQDFLINILRKFYVGPGQIQVGVLQYGEKVVSEFQLNDFRSVEDVVKAARKIGQRGGEETNTALGINVARSEAFKQGGRRGAKKVMIVITDGESHDSADLQQVIEESEKDGITRYAIAVLGYYNRRGINPEAFLNEIKYIASDPDDKHFFNVTDEAALKDIVDALGERIFSLEGTSKNGTAFGLQMSQAGFSTHTVEDGILVGAVGAYDWNGAVLKETRQGKVVPPKSSYEQEFPEELKNHGAYLGYTVTSVVSARSGQLYVAGAPRFNHTGKVIIFTLKNTGELTILHSLKGQQIGSYYGSEIAPVDIDNDGVTDNLLVAAPMFFSGGWEKGKVYIYRVTEQPRFILEGSLEVLDQGQNARFGSALAPVPDLNGDSFNDVVVGAPLEDDHKGAIYIYHSQRNRILRKYKQRIGAVQLGPGLQYFGRSIHGKMDMNGDDLVDLAVGSLGAAVLLWSQSVIRIHSVVRFEPSKINIFNKDCRRGGKDVTCMSAIVCLNVTARTPINPSQEIALRYSAFFEEKRFNPRAVFDDPDRQQPQNLTLLPGEETCDHIYFHVMETTDYARPIIFTVETELLDLYHGPVLDDGWPTTVKTQLPFWNGCDEDDHCVPDLVLQAQTDLMNRQQFCGQPFRAASLLCQGHTSTDPSERIIEGSRRKMVVDVRLENRGENAYGAKLNITYTQNLRFSSLIVKDNSDIHIDCRNENKRKYEKSCNISEPFMRAKSQVVFRLEFEFSHSVLLDHVQIILEVTSEGEEVILYDNFNDIFYNLKYEADLLFTRDFYPTRYELKPDLSLEKSDDFNPPFNFTFQIQNLGYFPIQDLQLYIAIPEVTKNGNQLLQIRDFHIDQVGGSQCIPPQHVAHSRASPEDLSRTSRLNYTNTLAVPVQCTVNLPSYRDVSVKIGGSLRTDALHALKFKTLELVTTASVELNPSSPMFLPEERPVRHIILEIRKEEDYRVPIWIIIGSTLGGLLLLSLLILALWKLGFFQRQKRREEAENEVNGKTVQER; encoded by the exons GTTACTGGTAGGAGCCCCACTGGAAACAAATGGACAGCATCAGACAGGAGACGTGTACAAATGTCCCTTAAGCAGAAGATCTGGAGGACCCAGCTGCTCCAAACTCAATCttg GAAGGATATCGTTGACAAATGTATCTGAACGAAAGGAAAGGATGAGACTTGGAATGACCCTTTCATCTAACCCTAAAGACAACAGCTTTGTG GCTTGTGGTCCCCTCTGGTCATATGAATGTGGCAGCTCGTACTACAGCACTGGAATTTGCTCCAGAGTCAATGCCAGCTTTAAATTTTCCCGCACTATAGCTCCTGCTTTCCAAA GGTGTGAGACATACATGGATATAGTGATTGTCTTGGACGGTTCAAATTCGATCTACCCCTGGAATGAGGTGCAAGACTTCCTTATCAACATCCTGAGGAAATTCTACGTTGGACCGGGACAGATTCAG GTTGGAGTACTGCAGTATGGAGAAAAGGTGGTGAGCGAGTTTCAGCTGAATGACTTCCGCTCTGTGGAGGATGTGGTCAAAGCAGCCCGAAAGATTGGCCAGAGAGGAGGAGAAGAGACCAACACGGCACTGGGAATCAATGTTGCACG CTCAGAGGCCTTTAAACAGGGAGGCAGAAGAGGAGCAAAGAAAGTCATGATAGTCATCACAGATGGAGAATCACATGACAGCGCAGACCTGCAGCAGGTCATTGAGGAAAGCGAGAAGGACGGCATCACCCGATATGCCATCGCT GTACTGGGTTACTACAACCGCAGAGGCATCAACCCTGAAGCTTTCCTAAATGAGATTAAGTACATTGCCAGCGACCCCGATGATAAGCATTTCTTCAACGTGACAGACGAGGCAGCTTTGAAGGACATCGTGGATGCTCTAGGAGAGAGGATCTTCAGTTTAGAGG GGACAAGCAAGAACGGGACAGCATTTGGTCTCCAGATGTCTCAAGCCGGCTTTTCCACACACACAGTGGAG GATGGTATTTTAGTGGGAGCTGTGGGAGCTTATGACTGGAACGGCGCTGTGCTAAAGGAGACTCGGCAGGGGAAAGTGGTTCCACCGAAATCCTCCTATGAACAAGAGTTCCCAGAAGAACTAAAGAACCATGGAGCCTACCTGG GTTACACAGTGACGTCTGTGGTGTCTGCTCGCAGTGGCCAGTTATATGTAGCAGGGGCTCCTCGCTTTAACCACACAGGCAAAGTCATCATCTTCACCCTGAAAAATACAGGGGAGCTCACTATATTGCACTCACTCAAGGGACAGCAG ATCGGCTCTTATTATGGCAGTGAGATTGCTCCAGTGGACATTGATAATGATGGAGTGACTGATAACCTGCTGGTGGCTGCACCCATGTTCTTCAGTGGAGGCTGGGAGAAAGGCAAAGTCTACATCTACAGAGTCACCGAACAG CCTCGCTTTATCCTGGAAGGCTCGCTGGAGGTGTTAGATCAGGGTCAGAATGCCCGATTTGGCTCTGCATTGGCTCCTGTGCCTGATCTGAACGGGGATTCATTTAATGATGTGGTGGTGGGAGCTCCGCTGGAAGATGACCACAAAGGAGCCATTTACATCTATCACAGCCAACGCAACAGAATACTGAGGAAATATAAACAG AGGATTGGTGCAGTTCAGCTGGGCCCAGGTCTGCAGTACTTTGGTCGTAGCATTCATGGGAAGATGGACATGAATGGAGATGACCTGGTGGATCTGGCTGTGGGATCCCTTGGTGCTGCAGTTCTCCTCTG GTCTCAAAGTGTGATCCGAATCCATTCAGTAGTTCGTTTTGAGCCCAGCAAGATTAACATATTCAATAAAGACTGTCGGAGAGGAGGAAAAGACGTCACCTGCATGTCAGCTATTGTTTGTCTGAATGTCACAGCACGGACTCCTATCAACCCCTCACAGGAAATAG CTCTTAGATACAGTGCTTTCTTTGAGGAGAAGCGCTTCAACCCTCGGGCTGTATTTGATGACCCAGATCGCCAGCAGCCACAAAACCTCACACTGCTTCCTGGAGAGGAGACCTGTGATCACATCTACTTCCACGTCATG GAAACTACAGACTACGCCAGGCCAATTATATTCACTGTAGAGACGGAGCTTTTGGACCTGTATCATGGCCCAGTTCTGGATGATGGCTGGCCAACGACTGTGAAAACACAG CTTCCCTTTTGGAACGGTTGTGATGAAGACGACCATTGTGTTCCAGACTTGGTGTTACAAGCTCAGACTGATCTAATGAATCGCCA gcagttctgtgggcagcCGTTTCGAGCTGCCAGTCTCTTATGTCAGGGTCACACGTCAACAGACCCTTCTGAACGCATTATAGAGGGATCCAGGAGGAAGATGGTAGTGGATGTACGTCTAGAAAACAGAGGAGAGAATGCATATGGAGCCAAGCTTAACATCACTTACACTCAAAATCTACGCTTCTCCAGCCTTATAGTGAAG GATAACTCTGATATACATATAGACTGCCGTAACGAGAACAAGCGGAAATATGAGAAATCCTGCAACATCAGTGAACCCTTTATGAGAGCAAAGTCACAG GTTGTATTTCGTTTGGAATTTGAATTCAGTCACTCGGTGCTGTTGGATCACGTACAGATCATACTGGAGGTTACTAG TGAGGGAGAAGAAGTCATCCTCTATGATAACTTCAATGACATTTTCTACAATCTGAAGTATGAGGCTGATCTGCTCTTCACTAG GGATTTTTACCCGACCCGATATGAGCTTAAACCTGACCTCTCTCTAGAGAAATCAGATGATTTCAACCCCCCATTCAACTTTACCTTTCAG ATCCAGAACCTTGGTTATTTTCCAATCCAAGATTTGCAACTCTACATTGCAATCCCTGAGGTCACAAAAAATGGGAATCAACTCCTGCAGATCAGAGATTTCCATATTGACCAG GTAGGGGGAAGTCAGTGTATCCCCCCTCAGCATGTGGCTCACAGTCGGGCCTCTCCAGAAGACCTCTCACGAACATCACGCCTG AACTACACAAACACCTTGGCAGTGCCAGTGCAGTGCACCGTCAATCTGCCTTCCTACAGAGACGTCAGCGTAAAGATCGGTGGATCCCTCCGTACTGATGCACTGCATGCG CTGAAGTTCAAAACCCTTGAGCTGGTGACGACAGCCTCAGTGGAGCTGAACCCTTCCAGCCCTATGTTTCTGCCTGAAGAGAGGCCGGTCAGACAT ATAATTCTAGAGATTCGGAAAGAGGAGGATTACCGTGTTCCCATCTGGATTATCATAGGCAGCACACTTGGAGGCCTGTTACTCCTCTCTCTCCTCATTCTGGCACTCTGGAAG
- the itga11a gene encoding integrin alpha-11a isoform X2 has translation MEYNWIHLLWVFWSVMPGLHDCFNIDTRNHRIIKGPRQTQFGYTVQQHIAGGQKWLLVGAPLETNGQHQTGDVYKCPLSRRSGGPSCSKLNLGRISLTNVSERKERMRLGMTLSSNPKDNSFVACGPLWSYECGSSYYSTGICSRVNASFKFSRTIAPAFQRCETYMDIVIVLDGSNSIYPWNEVQDFLINILRKFYVGPGQIQVGVLQYGEKVVSEFQLNDFRSVEDVVKAARKIGQRGGEETNTALGINVARSEAFKQGGRRGAKKVMIVITDGESHDSADLQQVIEESEKDGITRYAIAVLGYYNRRGINPEAFLNEIKYIASDPDDKHFFNVTDEAALKDIVDALGERIFSLEGTSKNGTAFGLQMSQAGFSTHTVEDGILVGAVGAYDWNGAVLKETRQGKVVPPKSSYEQEFPEELKNHGAYLGYTVTSVVSARSGQLYVAGAPRFNHTGKVIIFTLKNTGELTILHSLKGQQIGSYYGSEIAPVDIDNDGVTDNLLVAAPMFFSGGWEKGKVYIYRVTEQPRFILEGSLEVLDQGQNARFGSALAPVPDLNGDSFNDVVVGAPLEDDHKGAIYIYHSQRNRILRKYKQRIGAVQLGPGLQYFGRSIHGKMDMNGDDLVDLAVGSLGAAVLLWSQSVIRIHSVVRFEPSKINIFNKDCRRGGKDVTCMSAIVCLNVTARTPINPSQEIALRYSAFFEEKRFNPRAVFDDPDRQQPQNLTLLPGEETCDHIYFHVMETTDYARPIIFTVETELLDLYHGPVLDDGWPTTVKTQLPFWNGCDEDDHCVPDLVLQAQTDLMNRQQFCGQPFRAASLLCQGHTSTDPSERIIEGSRRKMVVDVRLENRGENAYGAKLNITYTQNLRFSSLIVKDNSDIHIDCRNENKRKYEKSCNISEPFMRAKSQVVFRLEFEFSHSVLLDHVQIILEVTSEGEEVILYDNFNDIFYNLKYEADLLFTRDFYPTRYELKPDLSLEKSDDFNPPFNFTFQIQNLGYFPIQDLQLYIAIPEVTKNGNQLLQIRDFHIDQVGGSQCIPPQHVAHSRASPEDLSRTSRLNYTNTLAVPVQCTVNLPSYRDVSVKIGGSLRTDALHALKFKTLELVTTASVELNPSSPMFLPEERPVRHIILEIRKEEDYRVPIWIIIGSTLGGLLLLSLLILALWKVMKVGVFPKTEKTRRGRE, from the exons GTTACTGGTAGGAGCCCCACTGGAAACAAATGGACAGCATCAGACAGGAGACGTGTACAAATGTCCCTTAAGCAGAAGATCTGGAGGACCCAGCTGCTCCAAACTCAATCttg GAAGGATATCGTTGACAAATGTATCTGAACGAAAGGAAAGGATGAGACTTGGAATGACCCTTTCATCTAACCCTAAAGACAACAGCTTTGTG GCTTGTGGTCCCCTCTGGTCATATGAATGTGGCAGCTCGTACTACAGCACTGGAATTTGCTCCAGAGTCAATGCCAGCTTTAAATTTTCCCGCACTATAGCTCCTGCTTTCCAAA GGTGTGAGACATACATGGATATAGTGATTGTCTTGGACGGTTCAAATTCGATCTACCCCTGGAATGAGGTGCAAGACTTCCTTATCAACATCCTGAGGAAATTCTACGTTGGACCGGGACAGATTCAG GTTGGAGTACTGCAGTATGGAGAAAAGGTGGTGAGCGAGTTTCAGCTGAATGACTTCCGCTCTGTGGAGGATGTGGTCAAAGCAGCCCGAAAGATTGGCCAGAGAGGAGGAGAAGAGACCAACACGGCACTGGGAATCAATGTTGCACG CTCAGAGGCCTTTAAACAGGGAGGCAGAAGAGGAGCAAAGAAAGTCATGATAGTCATCACAGATGGAGAATCACATGACAGCGCAGACCTGCAGCAGGTCATTGAGGAAAGCGAGAAGGACGGCATCACCCGATATGCCATCGCT GTACTGGGTTACTACAACCGCAGAGGCATCAACCCTGAAGCTTTCCTAAATGAGATTAAGTACATTGCCAGCGACCCCGATGATAAGCATTTCTTCAACGTGACAGACGAGGCAGCTTTGAAGGACATCGTGGATGCTCTAGGAGAGAGGATCTTCAGTTTAGAGG GGACAAGCAAGAACGGGACAGCATTTGGTCTCCAGATGTCTCAAGCCGGCTTTTCCACACACACAGTGGAG GATGGTATTTTAGTGGGAGCTGTGGGAGCTTATGACTGGAACGGCGCTGTGCTAAAGGAGACTCGGCAGGGGAAAGTGGTTCCACCGAAATCCTCCTATGAACAAGAGTTCCCAGAAGAACTAAAGAACCATGGAGCCTACCTGG GTTACACAGTGACGTCTGTGGTGTCTGCTCGCAGTGGCCAGTTATATGTAGCAGGGGCTCCTCGCTTTAACCACACAGGCAAAGTCATCATCTTCACCCTGAAAAATACAGGGGAGCTCACTATATTGCACTCACTCAAGGGACAGCAG ATCGGCTCTTATTATGGCAGTGAGATTGCTCCAGTGGACATTGATAATGATGGAGTGACTGATAACCTGCTGGTGGCTGCACCCATGTTCTTCAGTGGAGGCTGGGAGAAAGGCAAAGTCTACATCTACAGAGTCACCGAACAG CCTCGCTTTATCCTGGAAGGCTCGCTGGAGGTGTTAGATCAGGGTCAGAATGCCCGATTTGGCTCTGCATTGGCTCCTGTGCCTGATCTGAACGGGGATTCATTTAATGATGTGGTGGTGGGAGCTCCGCTGGAAGATGACCACAAAGGAGCCATTTACATCTATCACAGCCAACGCAACAGAATACTGAGGAAATATAAACAG AGGATTGGTGCAGTTCAGCTGGGCCCAGGTCTGCAGTACTTTGGTCGTAGCATTCATGGGAAGATGGACATGAATGGAGATGACCTGGTGGATCTGGCTGTGGGATCCCTTGGTGCTGCAGTTCTCCTCTG GTCTCAAAGTGTGATCCGAATCCATTCAGTAGTTCGTTTTGAGCCCAGCAAGATTAACATATTCAATAAAGACTGTCGGAGAGGAGGAAAAGACGTCACCTGCATGTCAGCTATTGTTTGTCTGAATGTCACAGCACGGACTCCTATCAACCCCTCACAGGAAATAG CTCTTAGATACAGTGCTTTCTTTGAGGAGAAGCGCTTCAACCCTCGGGCTGTATTTGATGACCCAGATCGCCAGCAGCCACAAAACCTCACACTGCTTCCTGGAGAGGAGACCTGTGATCACATCTACTTCCACGTCATG GAAACTACAGACTACGCCAGGCCAATTATATTCACTGTAGAGACGGAGCTTTTGGACCTGTATCATGGCCCAGTTCTGGATGATGGCTGGCCAACGACTGTGAAAACACAG CTTCCCTTTTGGAACGGTTGTGATGAAGACGACCATTGTGTTCCAGACTTGGTGTTACAAGCTCAGACTGATCTAATGAATCGCCA gcagttctgtgggcagcCGTTTCGAGCTGCCAGTCTCTTATGTCAGGGTCACACGTCAACAGACCCTTCTGAACGCATTATAGAGGGATCCAGGAGGAAGATGGTAGTGGATGTACGTCTAGAAAACAGAGGAGAGAATGCATATGGAGCCAAGCTTAACATCACTTACACTCAAAATCTACGCTTCTCCAGCCTTATAGTGAAG GATAACTCTGATATACATATAGACTGCCGTAACGAGAACAAGCGGAAATATGAGAAATCCTGCAACATCAGTGAACCCTTTATGAGAGCAAAGTCACAG GTTGTATTTCGTTTGGAATTTGAATTCAGTCACTCGGTGCTGTTGGATCACGTACAGATCATACTGGAGGTTACTAG TGAGGGAGAAGAAGTCATCCTCTATGATAACTTCAATGACATTTTCTACAATCTGAAGTATGAGGCTGATCTGCTCTTCACTAG GGATTTTTACCCGACCCGATATGAGCTTAAACCTGACCTCTCTCTAGAGAAATCAGATGATTTCAACCCCCCATTCAACTTTACCTTTCAG ATCCAGAACCTTGGTTATTTTCCAATCCAAGATTTGCAACTCTACATTGCAATCCCTGAGGTCACAAAAAATGGGAATCAACTCCTGCAGATCAGAGATTTCCATATTGACCAG GTAGGGGGAAGTCAGTGTATCCCCCCTCAGCATGTGGCTCACAGTCGGGCCTCTCCAGAAGACCTCTCACGAACATCACGCCTG AACTACACAAACACCTTGGCAGTGCCAGTGCAGTGCACCGTCAATCTGCCTTCCTACAGAGACGTCAGCGTAAAGATCGGTGGATCCCTCCGTACTGATGCACTGCATGCG CTGAAGTTCAAAACCCTTGAGCTGGTGACGACAGCCTCAGTGGAGCTGAACCCTTCCAGCCCTATGTTTCTGCCTGAAGAGAGGCCGGTCAGACAT ATAATTCTAGAGATTCGGAAAGAGGAGGATTACCGTGTTCCCATCTGGATTATCATAGGCAGCACACTTGGAGGCCTGTTACTCCTCTCTCTCCTCATTCTGGCACTCTGGAAGGTAATGAAAG